One Setaria viridis chromosome 5, Setaria_viridis_v4.0, whole genome shotgun sequence genomic region harbors:
- the LOC117858960 gene encoding uncharacterized protein: MGSADRSEIDGVVVAEKGARSCVECRATTTPMWRSGPTGPRSLCNACGIRYRKKRRQELGLDHKQQQQQNQQQRQQHNGEAKTEVKDSSSNSSSSGSSNLQAVQKRRLLMGVEEAALLLMTLSSSPTSTLLHG, encoded by the exons atgGGCTCCGCCGATCGCAGTGAG ATCGATGGGGTCGTGGTGGCGGAGAAAGGCGCGAGGAGCTGCGTCGAATgccgcgccaccaccacgccCATGTGGCGCAGCGGCCCGACGGGGCCCAGG TCACTTTGCAATGCTTGCGGGATCCGGTATAGAAAGAAGAGGAGGCAAGAGCTTGGCCTAGaccacaagcagcagcagcagcagaatcAGCAACAGCGACAGCAACATAATGGTGAGGCAAAAACTGAAGTAAAAGACAGTAGTAGCAACAGCAGTAGCAGTGGGAGCAGCAACTTGCAGGCGGTGCAGAAACGGAGGCTCCTAATGGGTGTGGAGGAGGCTGCGTTGTTGCTCATGACCCTGTCTTCCTCACCCACATCCACATTGCTACATGGCTAA